One Pseudopipra pipra isolate bDixPip1 chromosome 28, bDixPip1.hap1, whole genome shotgun sequence genomic region harbors:
- the C28H2orf42 gene encoding uncharacterized protein C2orf42 homolog isoform X1, with translation MDPPPSRPKAPSFLSDLGKATLRGIRKCPRCGTYNGTRGLSCKNQRCGTVFRPGARRPPGPGTGTDPGAVRVLTGSPAQLYSVRHRGHHARCFVELGVSETAIQTPEGTLITQLSSGRCHAPACGTAVAEDKQCQHLKLALGCQAEATPLPLKSSVLGSLQAPPEAKQSLWELATEPTGPLVQRVTRSVLVVKCQASQRHGLGYLHACFAQHRFSCACRSPRAGHGKGEEEEEEEEEEVPPTRCIHFLACICAFASDESLAQEFAEFLASDAGGLKGAVIPQLVCGPGSTARPRGVAAAKARKRKKDVGPGTQVTSPLLAPDPAHPGPRRSSLRKPPVASSSLKRHSCTQVLDESQVSLSFQDWLASVTERIHQTMHYQFEGRPEPLVFHIPQAFFDALQQRISSGSSKKRLPNSTTAFVRRDALPLGTFSKYTWHITNVLQVKQIFDTPELPLEITRSFVQNRDGSYEPFQTPRVEVEPVGDGFGTPEKQPPLRPLELQTFLKVEGAHPIHHRVDPQHPAPLPPGGAAPQVPVRPPRGAPARGTPPGPPSDRPPTGAAPPQHHRLPLSPPNHPRHWHLHRHDGAPPK, from the exons aTGGACCCCCCGCCATCGAGGCCCAAAGCCCCCTCCTTCCTGTCGGACCTGGGCAAGGCCACCCTGCGGGGCATCCGCAAGTGCCCCCGCTGTGGCACCTACAACGGCACGCGGGGGCTGAGCTGCAAGAACCAGCGGTGTGGGACGGTGTTCCGGCCCGGCGCCCGCCGCCCACCCGGCCCTGGCACTGGCACCGACCCCGGCGCCGTGCGCGTCCTCACCGGCTCCCCCGCCCAGCTCTACTCCGTGCGGCACCGCGGGCACCACGCCCGCTGCTTCGTGGAGCTGGGGGTCTCCGAGACCGCCATCCAGACTCCCGAAGGCACTCTCATCACCCAGCTGAGCTCGGGGCGCTGCCATGCGCCCGCCTGTGGCACAGCGGTGGCGGAGGACAAGCAGTGCCAGCACCTGAAGCTGGCACTGGGCTGCCAGGCCGAGGCCACGCCGCTGCCCCTcaagagctctgtgctgggctcCCTGCAGGCGCCCCCCGAGGCCAAGCAGAGCCTGTGGGAGCTGGCGACAGAGCCCACGGGGCCGCTGGTGCAGAGGGTCACCAGGAGCGTGCTGGTGGTCAAGTGCCAGGCCAGCCAGAGGCACGGCCTGGGCTACCTGCACGCCTGCTTCGCTCAGCACCGCTTCTCCTGCGCCTGCCGGAGCCCCCGCGCTGGGCACGgcaagggggaggaggaggaggaggaggaggaggaagaggtcCCACCAACACGCTGCATCCACTTCCTCGCCTGCATCTGCGCCTTCGCCAGCGACGAGAGCCTGGCCCAGGAGTTCGCCGAGTTCCTCGCTTCCGACGccgggg GTCTGAAGGGTGCGGTGATTCCGCAGCTGGTTTGTGGCCCCGGATCCACAGCACGGCCTCGGGGGGTGGCTGCTGCCAAGgccaggaagaggaaaaaggatgTGGGGCCGG GGACACAAGTGACCAGCCCGCTCCTGGCTCCGGACCCGGCTCATCCCGGCCCCAGAAGGAGCAGCCTCAGGAAGCCACCAGTCGCCTCGTCCTCCCTGAAGAGACACA gcTGTACCCAGGTGCTGGATGAGTCCCAGGTGTCCCTGTCCTTCCAGGACTGGCTGGCCAGTGTCACGGAGCGCATCCACCAAACCATGCACTACCAGTTTGAGG GGCGTCCTGAGCCCCTGGTGTTCCACATCCCCCAGGCCTTCTTTGATGCCCTCCAGCAGCGCATCTCCAGTGGGAGCAGCAAGAAGAGGCTCCCCAACTCCACCACGG CCTTCGTGCGCAGGGACGCGCTGCCCCTGGGCACCTTCTCCAAGTACACCTGGCACATCACCAACGTCCTGCAGGTGAAGCAGATCTTCGACACGCCTGAG CTGCCGCTGGAGATCACGAGGAGCTTCGTGCAGAACCGGGATGGCTCCTACGAGCCCTTCCAGACCCCCCGCGTGGAGGTGGAGCCCGTGGGAGACGGGTTTGGGACACCCGAGAAACAGCCCCCCCTGCGGCCCCTGGAGCTCCAGACCTTCCTCAAAGTTG AAGGAGCCCACCCCATTCACCATCGAGTGGATCCCCAACATCCTGCCCCGCTCCCGCCTGGGGGAGCTGCGCCTCAAGTTCCAGTACGGCCACCACGGGGGGCCCCGGCCCGCGggacccccccgggacccccctcCGACCGACCCCCCACTGGAGCTGCCCCCCCTCAGCACCATCGCCTtcccctgagccccccaaaccacccccgGCACTGGCACCTGCACAGACACGATGgagcccccccaaaataa
- the C28H2orf42 gene encoding uncharacterized protein C2orf42 homolog isoform X2: MDPPPSRPKAPSFLSDLGKATLRGIRKCPRCGTYNGTRGLSCKNQRCGTVFRPGARRPPGPGTGTDPGAVRVLTGSPAQLYSVRHRGHHARCFVELGVSETAIQTPEGTLITQLSSGRCHAPACGTAVAEDKQCQHLKLALGCQAEATPLPLKSSVLGSLQAPPEAKQSLWELATEPTGPLVQRVTRSVLVVKCQASQRHGLGYLHACFAQHRFSCACRSPRAGHGKGEEEEEEEEEEVPPTRCIHFLACICAFASDESLAQEFAEFLASDAGGLKGAVIPQLVCGPGSTARPRGVAAAKARKRKKDVGPGTQVTSPLLAPDPAHPGPRRSSLRKPPVASSSLKRHSCTQVLDESQVSLSFQDWLASVTERIHQTMHYQFEGRPEPLVFHIPQAFFDALQQRISSGSSKKRLPNSTTAFVRRDALPLGTFSKYTWHITNVLQVKQIFDTPELPLEITRSFVQNRDGSYEPFQTPRVEVEPVGDGFGTPEKQPPLRPLELQTFLKVGHTSPTQKEPTPFTIEWIPNILPRSRLGELRLKFQYGHHGGPRPAGPPRDPPPTDPPLELPPLSTIAFP; encoded by the exons aTGGACCCCCCGCCATCGAGGCCCAAAGCCCCCTCCTTCCTGTCGGACCTGGGCAAGGCCACCCTGCGGGGCATCCGCAAGTGCCCCCGCTGTGGCACCTACAACGGCACGCGGGGGCTGAGCTGCAAGAACCAGCGGTGTGGGACGGTGTTCCGGCCCGGCGCCCGCCGCCCACCCGGCCCTGGCACTGGCACCGACCCCGGCGCCGTGCGCGTCCTCACCGGCTCCCCCGCCCAGCTCTACTCCGTGCGGCACCGCGGGCACCACGCCCGCTGCTTCGTGGAGCTGGGGGTCTCCGAGACCGCCATCCAGACTCCCGAAGGCACTCTCATCACCCAGCTGAGCTCGGGGCGCTGCCATGCGCCCGCCTGTGGCACAGCGGTGGCGGAGGACAAGCAGTGCCAGCACCTGAAGCTGGCACTGGGCTGCCAGGCCGAGGCCACGCCGCTGCCCCTcaagagctctgtgctgggctcCCTGCAGGCGCCCCCCGAGGCCAAGCAGAGCCTGTGGGAGCTGGCGACAGAGCCCACGGGGCCGCTGGTGCAGAGGGTCACCAGGAGCGTGCTGGTGGTCAAGTGCCAGGCCAGCCAGAGGCACGGCCTGGGCTACCTGCACGCCTGCTTCGCTCAGCACCGCTTCTCCTGCGCCTGCCGGAGCCCCCGCGCTGGGCACGgcaagggggaggaggaggaggaggaggaggaggaagaggtcCCACCAACACGCTGCATCCACTTCCTCGCCTGCATCTGCGCCTTCGCCAGCGACGAGAGCCTGGCCCAGGAGTTCGCCGAGTTCCTCGCTTCCGACGccgggg GTCTGAAGGGTGCGGTGATTCCGCAGCTGGTTTGTGGCCCCGGATCCACAGCACGGCCTCGGGGGGTGGCTGCTGCCAAGgccaggaagaggaaaaaggatgTGGGGCCGG GGACACAAGTGACCAGCCCGCTCCTGGCTCCGGACCCGGCTCATCCCGGCCCCAGAAGGAGCAGCCTCAGGAAGCCACCAGTCGCCTCGTCCTCCCTGAAGAGACACA gcTGTACCCAGGTGCTGGATGAGTCCCAGGTGTCCCTGTCCTTCCAGGACTGGCTGGCCAGTGTCACGGAGCGCATCCACCAAACCATGCACTACCAGTTTGAGG GGCGTCCTGAGCCCCTGGTGTTCCACATCCCCCAGGCCTTCTTTGATGCCCTCCAGCAGCGCATCTCCAGTGGGAGCAGCAAGAAGAGGCTCCCCAACTCCACCACGG CCTTCGTGCGCAGGGACGCGCTGCCCCTGGGCACCTTCTCCAAGTACACCTGGCACATCACCAACGTCCTGCAGGTGAAGCAGATCTTCGACACGCCTGAG CTGCCGCTGGAGATCACGAGGAGCTTCGTGCAGAACCGGGATGGCTCCTACGAGCCCTTCCAGACCCCCCGCGTGGAGGTGGAGCCCGTGGGAGACGGGTTTGGGACACCCGAGAAACAGCCCCCCCTGCGGCCCCTGGAGCTCCAGACCTTCCTCAAAGTTG gacacacaTCCCCCACGCAGAAGGAGCCCACCCCATTCACCATCGAGTGGATCCCCAACATCCTGCCCCGCTCCCGCCTGGGGGAGCTGCGCCTCAAGTTCCAGTACGGCCACCACGGGGGGCCCCGGCCCGCGggacccccccgggacccccctcCGACCGACCCCCCACTGGAGCTGCCCCCCCTCAGCACCATCGCCTtcccctga